A window of Deltaproteobacteria bacterium genomic DNA:
AGGAGTCGCTCAAGGCCCTGGAGACCGACCACGAGTTCCTGCTGAAGGGGGACGTGTTCACGATCGACGTGATCGAGAAGTGGATCGAGTACAAGATCGAGGCCGAGGTGAACCCGGTGAAGCTGCGGCCGCACCCGCACGAGTTCTTCCTCTACTTCGACTGCTAGGCGGATCGAAAGGGATTCACCGCACCACGGGGGGCCCCGGCGACGGGGCCCCTTCGCTTTTTGTCCGGCGTCCTACGTCCAGCGCCCCGGGGCGTCCCGCCAGATGTCGCGCAGCGGCGGCATCATCTCCCAGAGGGTTCCGAAGAACAGTACGCCCAGGAGGAGGAGCAGCACGACGATCGCGACCGCCACCCGCGGCACCCAGGCGTGCACGCCGCCTTCGCGGGCCAGCCGCTCGATCCGCGCCGGGTCGTCGGCCGGGACCCCGGCGGAGAGGAGCGGCCGGGAATCGCGGACCATCCGTTCCACCCGCCGGAAGTAGAGGTAGTCGCCCGTGACCGCGCGGGCCACCGCCCAGAGCAGGGGGACGAAGAGGGTCCACCCGAGGGCGACGCTCAAAACGAAGTCGAGCAGCGCCCACCCGTACATCTTCCGGTAGAGGTACCACCACGTCCCGGCGAAGAACGCGGGCCAGTTCCACGAGAAGGCGAACCGGGTTTCCCCGTCGGCGCCGAACCGCTCGAACCGGCGGCGGTACGCGTCGGCCTTCGGCCCGACGCACGCCGCGATCTCCTCGCGCGTCGGCATGGACGCGCCTTGGGGATTCCACTCCATCGACCGCTCCCGGACCCTCCTTGTGCTGGATGCCGATGAAGGTATTATATAGGGCGATTCCACCCCGGGGGCACCCGTCGCATGCGGCGCAGCCGCGAGATCCTTCTCCTGTCGATCCTGGCCGCCGTCGTCGTGGGGGGGTGCTCGACCTCCAGGGGCGGGACGCTGGCGGTGCAGCTCACGTACCCGGAGCCCGCCGCCGC
This region includes:
- a CDS encoding DUF2628 domain-containing protein: MEWNPQGASMPTREEIAACVGPKADAYRRRFERFGADGETRFAFSWNWPAFFAGTWWYLYRKMYGWALLDFVLSVALGWTLFVPLLWAVARAVTGDYLYFRRVERMVRDSRPLLSAGVPADDPARIERLAREGGVHAWVPRVAVAIVVLLLLLGVLFFGTLWEMMPPLRDIWRDAPGRWT